Proteins from a single region of Murdochiella vaginalis:
- a CDS encoding TFIIB-type zinc ribbon-containing protein — protein MNAENKEEKVINTPTAQKDGQVKCPKCGSTDIETNTKTGKLRCNFCRHEFELELAPEDQDIRTLEGTSLRSGAQDIDENSEDIITLKCESCGAEVVIDTKTSTQARCHWCRNTLSLNNQIPNGAVPDVILPFSVSKEQAQEKINAFVQKRRFFAHPQFTKEFTTENICGVYMPYMLVDVNAHMHLSGKGEIETATREVGEEGHKHIEYDADVYHVEREFDIFVDDLSIESSSDKLDYSSKEKTTNIINAVMPFDTENCVTFNSNYLKGYTSEKRDTNIGTLKEVVDAQSSDVARLAAQDSLEQYDRGVCWEHEDYEVKGDSWKAAYLPIWLYSYMQTKGKKHQLHYVAVNARTEETMGSVPINFQKLLLTSFLVEIGGALLAFILNMVAMMDIFHNTDIQEYREYAWLLLLSGLVFYYTMYLRYRNSNQRHHYEKETKHELSNLVQVDDFLESKYGLNYARILGENSEDLKGNKLDLTKDAKLKKAIEKGVLDEAIENQKRLEEMDRKDAGE, from the coding sequence ATGAATGCGGAAAATAAGGAAGAGAAAGTCATAAACACGCCAACCGCGCAAAAAGACGGACAGGTGAAATGTCCAAAATGTGGTTCCACCGATATTGAAACCAATACCAAAACGGGAAAACTGCGTTGCAATTTCTGTCGTCATGAATTCGAGTTGGAGCTTGCCCCGGAAGATCAAGATATCCGTACGTTGGAAGGCACGTCTTTGCGAAGCGGCGCACAGGATATCGACGAGAACAGCGAGGACATCATTACCCTGAAATGTGAGAGCTGCGGCGCGGAAGTCGTCATCGACACGAAAACATCCACGCAGGCGCGATGCCACTGGTGTCGCAACACGCTATCTCTGAACAATCAGATTCCCAACGGTGCCGTCCCGGACGTCATTCTGCCGTTTTCCGTCTCCAAAGAACAAGCGCAGGAAAAGATCAACGCCTTTGTGCAGAAGCGAAGATTTTTTGCTCATCCGCAATTCACGAAGGAATTTACGACCGAAAATATTTGCGGCGTCTATATGCCCTATATGCTGGTGGATGTGAATGCGCATATGCACCTTTCGGGCAAAGGGGAAATTGAAACTGCCACGCGAGAAGTCGGCGAAGAAGGCCATAAGCACATCGAATACGATGCGGATGTCTATCATGTGGAACGCGAGTTCGATATCTTTGTGGACGATCTTTCCATTGAGTCCAGCAGCGATAAACTGGATTATTCCTCCAAAGAAAAGACCACGAACATCATCAATGCGGTGATGCCTTTCGACACCGAAAATTGCGTCACGTTCAATTCCAACTATCTCAAGGGCTATACGTCCGAAAAACGTGACACCAATATCGGAACATTAAAAGAGGTTGTCGATGCACAAAGTTCCGACGTGGCAAGACTTGCGGCACAGGATAGCCTCGAACAATATGACCGTGGCGTCTGCTGGGAACATGAGGACTATGAAGTCAAGGGCGATTCCTGGAAAGCCGCCTATTTGCCGATTTGGCTCTACAGCTATATGCAAACCAAAGGCAAAAAGCATCAGCTGCACTATGTCGCCGTCAATGCCCGCACCGAAGAAACCATGGGAAGCGTCCCCATCAACTTTCAGAAGCTGTTACTCACTTCCTTCCTGGTGGAAATCGGCGGCGCCCTGTTGGCCTTTATCCTGAATATGGTTGCGATGATGGATATCTTCCATAACACGGATATTCAAGAATACCGCGAATATGCATGGCTGCTTTTGCTGTCGGGCCTTGTATTCTATTACACGATGTATCTGCGCTATCGCAATTCCAATCAGCGGCACCATTACGAAAAAGAAACGAAGCATGAGCTGTCCAACCTCGTTCAGGTGGACGATTTTCTGGAGAGTAAATATGGCCTGAATTACGCTCGCATCTTAGGCGAAAATAGCGAAGACTTGAAAGGCAATAAGCTGGATTTGACAAAGGATGCGAAGCTCAAAAAAGCGATCGAAAAAGGCGTTCTTGACGAAGCCATAGAAAACCAGAAGCGCTTAGAAGAAATGGATCGAAAAGACGCCGGCGAATAA
- a CDS encoding response regulator transcription factor translates to MTYKIMIVDDQFVSRELFTLYIRQSPQYEVVYSIDSAMFADTYVLKSPIDLVIMDILMQDGSNGLDAAEKIKQLRPDIKIIAVTSMPEVSWMERAKKIGIDSFWYKEVSEKNILEIMDRTLAGESIYPSETPQVQLGLTKSTDLTPREIEVLRLLTTGAGNEEIAEKLHISPNTVKTHIKHLLEKTGFSSRTQLAIQSRITGFVIEEE, encoded by the coding sequence ATGACTTATAAAATTATGATCGTTGATGACCAATTCGTCTCGCGTGAGCTTTTTACCCTGTATATCCGGCAATCTCCCCAGTACGAAGTGGTATATTCGATTGATTCGGCAATGTTTGCAGACACCTATGTGTTGAAAAGTCCCATTGATCTGGTCATCATGGACATTCTCATGCAAGATGGCTCCAACGGCCTCGATGCGGCGGAAAAAATAAAACAGTTGCGACCGGACATCAAGATTATTGCTGTGACCAGCATGCCCGAGGTGTCGTGGATGGAACGGGCAAAAAAAATCGGCATTGACAGTTTTTGGTACAAAGAGGTGTCGGAAAAAAACATCCTGGAGATTATGGATCGTACATTAGCCGGGGAATCCATTTATCCGTCGGAAACGCCACAGGTACAGTTGGGCTTGACCAAATCAACCGATCTCACCCCGCGCGAAATTGAGGTGCTGCGCCTTCTTACCACAGGTGCCGGGAACGAGGAAATCGCGGAGAAATTGCATATTTCTCCCAATACGGTGAAGACTCATATTAAGCACCTCTTGGAAAAAACGGGATTTTCCAGTCGCACACAACTCGCCATCCAATCGCGTATCACGGGCTTTGTGATCGAAGAGGAGTAA
- a CDS encoding sensor histidine kinase — translation MTLYSVPEGTLALLFVICLFLLMISIRIVVEMMDMRPNFRVVLGSLLLFSACFLAAQVLAEIGSHKMRLGRWFLPLSVRYLIAFLVVLFLLEMLFIRWIQRNRKKEIGRNSIKESLDNLPDGVCFSRLDGTPLLVNRTMQEISYAVFGKWLVNDVACAEAIRANQIEPRATILQRDPLVIQSQQNIWLIQVIFHGDVKETLAYDITLEWALYEEIKKKNVEIQQRNAHLKNYQKRVSEYTRQKEILQAKIHIHDKIGQSLIYCKHYLEKKEKSREDRDRLLQLWRESLLVLEEKSDPPKVYTAWEKLLSTAQAIGVEMHLQGALPTEEKELSVFVDIVHEALNNAIRHGAAKNIDITLEQEDGMTRCTIRNDGTVPNAPIREKGGLKNIRERITLYGGEMSVSTTPSFALALSWPKGESNDL, via the coding sequence ATGACATTGTATAGCGTACCGGAAGGAACCCTCGCTCTTCTCTTTGTTATCTGTCTTTTTCTGCTGATGATCAGCATTCGAATTGTCGTTGAAATGATGGATATGCGGCCCAATTTCCGTGTCGTTCTCGGCAGCCTCCTCCTCTTTTCCGCCTGCTTTTTGGCAGCACAGGTTTTAGCGGAGATCGGGAGCCATAAAATGCGCCTCGGCAGGTGGTTTTTGCCGCTTTCGGTCCGGTACCTGATCGCTTTTCTTGTCGTCCTTTTCCTTCTGGAAATGCTTTTTATCCGGTGGATTCAACGGAACCGTAAAAAAGAAATCGGGAGAAATTCGATTAAGGAAAGTTTGGATAATCTTCCGGACGGCGTGTGCTTTTCGCGATTGGATGGAACTCCCTTGTTGGTCAATCGCACCATGCAAGAGATCAGCTATGCCGTGTTCGGAAAGTGGCTTGTCAATGACGTCGCCTGTGCCGAGGCGATTCGGGCCAATCAAATCGAGCCGAGGGCAACCATTCTGCAACGCGATCCCCTGGTGATTCAGAGCCAGCAAAACATTTGGCTGATTCAGGTGATTTTTCATGGGGATGTGAAGGAAACCTTGGCCTACGACATTACGCTTGAATGGGCATTATATGAGGAGATAAAAAAGAAAAATGTCGAAATTCAACAGCGTAACGCGCATCTGAAAAACTACCAGAAGCGGGTGAGCGAATACACGAGGCAAAAGGAAATCCTCCAGGCCAAAATCCATATCCATGATAAAATTGGTCAATCGTTGATTTATTGCAAACACTACTTAGAAAAGAAAGAAAAAAGCCGGGAAGACCGAGACCGCCTGCTCCAGCTGTGGCGGGAAAGTCTATTGGTGTTGGAGGAAAAATCGGATCCGCCCAAAGTATATACGGCGTGGGAAAAACTATTGTCCACCGCTCAGGCAATCGGGGTAGAGATGCATCTGCAAGGGGCGCTACCTACCGAAGAAAAGGAGCTCTCCGTTTTTGTGGATATCGTACATGAGGCGTTGAATAATGCGATCCGTCATGGAGCGGCAAAAAATATCGATATTACGCTCGAGCAAGAGGACGGGATGACTCGTTGTACGATTCGAAATGACGGGACGGTACCGAACGCGCCCATCCGCGAAAAGGGCGGATTAAAAAACATTCGGGAACGTATCACGCTCTATGGCGGCGAAATGTCCGTCTCGACGACGCCGTCTTTTGCACTCGCACTGTCTTGGCCGAAAGGGGAAAGCAATGACTTATAA